The DNA window CCAGATCGAAGGCCTGAACTAATTTACTCATGAGACAACCATTTGAGCTTCAAGCTCCTGTTCTTCAGGAGTGAGTGGAATTGATAGCGCGTTTTTTAGCGCATTGCAGGTGAGCTGGATCGCCGTACTGGTTTTACTTAGCTTACCGTGCTGCATTGCGCGTTTCATCAGATCCGGATTGTTTCTGCGCCAGTTAAAGGTTTTGAGTGCAGCAATTTTCTCCGGCCACTGCTCCGGATAGTCTGTCAGCAGGGCATATCCCAGTTGCCCGAGCGCCTGCAATCCAATGCCATGAGCGTGAACATAGTCCTGCCGTAGCTGAACCGGTGAAACCTCTTTTTTCGCCGCTAACTGCCAGTCAGGCATCACGTGAAAAATAGCTTGCCAATAGCGGGTGGCTATCTGGGTGCATTCTTCAAAATTGCCTTCTTTGGGATCTTTTCCCAGCAGCGCACGGGTAGCTTGTTTGATGCTGCTTAACGTAAATAATTTATTTGACCGCTGACTGATACCGGATTTTTCCAGCTCGGTCATCCCGACAAACGGCTCTACGGACATTGCCAGATAACGCGCCAGATTTGAACTGGCGTCCCGATGATCATACAGCGATGCCAGTGATGGACTGGGACGAATGGCGTACTTATTCAGATCGGCAAACATCTGCTGGCTGCGTTTTAATCCTTCATCGACAAAAAACAGCACCGGGATATTATCCTGCCCCAGCTCCGGGCGTGCGTCTAAAGCGTCTTCAATCGCTTTGCGGCGATGCTGACCGTCATTGATCAGAATTTGTGCATCCATCGGCACGCATAATACCCCCAGATTATTAGTGCCGGGGAACTCATCAAACTGGACGTCAACGGCAATGGAGGCTGTCAGCGCAGAGAACACATAATCTTTTGGATTTTCAAGAAGATAACGAACCATTTCGGGAATGCGTGATTTATTCAGCGTGCGCTGTGCGCGTAGCTCAGGCGGTACGTCATTTTCATCAAAACTGAATATCTTTGGTATGATGCGCATCGGGCATGTGGCGATGTAGAAAGGGCGACCAGCCTGAATGCCTCGTATAGCTGGAAAAGAGTAGCAGTAATCTGCATCAATACTAGCCATGCTGTAATCCGTATAAAAATCGAATGAATTGGTGTACGTGATATTTTACGTAACACGAGGTGGGATTTACAGCTTTTTTACGTAATATTTTGCGTACTGCATTCCATTTTTCCTCGGTTTGTTGCTGTAACCCAAGACATACATAATCTTACTCACGAATGCTGGATACAGCGCTAAGCGAGGTTCTGGTTTTCAAATTGTTGCGGACTAATCCCGCCACAGGCACTGTGACGACGCCAGCGATTATAATCACACTCGATATAGTTAAACACCGCGGCTCGCATTGAATCGCCACGGATAATCTAGACGCTTCCGAGCCGTTGATAATATTGATGTTCATATTCCGTCGGTGACATCTGATCACTCGAGCCATGCCGAGGCTTACTGTTATAAAACATTTCGACGTAATCAAAAATATCACTGCGGACTTCTTCCCGCGTTCCCAGTCAGTTGTTGCTGTTGTTTACTGTGCCAGGCGTACAGTTGCAACTCATACAGGCTGAGCTGGCGAGCTGCGGCGGCAACCCCGATATGCTCAGTCAGTTTAAGCGCTTCCTGACGAAATTCAGGCGTATATCGCTTACGGGGTTTCTTGCTGGTTGATACGGATTTTGTCATGTGAGCGACCTCTGGTTGAGAGTTTACTCACTTAGGCGGGTAATCCCCCTCAAAAAAGGCCCGACATTTCCGAGAAATATCAGGCCTTAACCTACCAAATATTACCCTCTAACTGCCCATCAACCGACGACCTGCGCCACGATATCACGGACGATTTTCTGCCCGTCGATGTGCGTGCACACCCGCACATTGGGCGGCGTGTCGCGCAGCGGCACGGTTTGCCCCAGCGTCAGCCGGCCCGCGGTTTCAATACCGATCGCCATCTCTTCGAAATGCCCAACGCTGGCATCGGCCGCCAAGGCCACCGCTAGCGGATCATAAAGCACACAGCCTTCCGACCAGTCGAACATTGGCGCCTCGAAGTAGGTTGCGCAAACCTGCTTAAATAAGGCGGTCAGTGGTTTATTCTGCGCGATATCCTGCAGATGTTCACGCGTCAGCACCAAGCCGGTGGCGGTATTGGTGACATCAAGGCTCACCATCGTTAGCGGGATGCCGGAACGGAACACAATATCCGCGGCCTGCGGATCAAACCAGATATTGCATTCCGCCACCGGGGTGATGTTGCCGCGCCCCCAGGTGGCATCCATCCCCAGTGCGCCGGCCATCATCACCACTTCCTTAATCAACGGTTGGATGTCCGGCGCTTTCAGCAGCGCCAGCGCCAGGTTGCTGTGGGCGCCGATGCAAACCAGCGTGATTTCCCCTGGGTATTGCCGCACCAGATCGATGATCAGTTCGCTGGCGTGCCGGCCGCAATGGGAAGATTCCGCCGCTGGGAGCGCAATGCTGCCTTCACGCCCGCGGGGGCCTGCATAGGCGCGCTGCAACAGCTCCGGCAGCGTTCCGCCCATCGGTGTGCCCATCCCGGCCGCCACCGGGATCGCCGTGCGCCCGGCCACCTGCAAAATGCGCGTTGCGCAGCGTGCGCCAAGCAGCGGCGGGCAATTGCCAAACACCGTCGTAATGCCCATGAGCTCCAGGCGCGGATCCTGCAGCGCCAGCATAATCGCTATCGGATCGTCGGCGTCGGTGCCTGGGATGCCGATTGCCGGATCGGTATCGATAATAATTTTACGTCTGGCCATCACCCGTCTCTCCTTACAGGCCCATTTTCAGCAGCTTGGGCAGGTTGTCTTTATCCAGGCTCTCCAGGCTGTCGCCGTACAGGGTGTGGTTAGCCGTATCTACCCGCATCTTGCCCATGCCTTCAATTTCAGTGCCTTCCGCGATCGGTTTGTTCTCCGCAACCATCTTCCCAAGGCGGACGAAAATCTCCCCGGCGGTCATCGGGTTCCAGATATAGCCGCCTTTGATATCGCCGCTGCGCACCAGTGCCGCCGCCTGTCCAGGGCTATAGGCGCCTACCACACAAACGCTGTCGCTTTTATTGCGCCTGGCAACGGCGCGGCCCGCGCCCACCGGCCCTGGGGAGCCGAAGGCCATCATCCCTTTGAAATCGGGATATTTAGACATCAGTTCATTGGTCACCCGCATGGAATCATCCAGCGATTCCCCGGTGCCGTACAGATCGCCCACCTGCTGCATCTTCGGGTAGTGCTGTTTCTGGTAATCGATGGCCGCCTGCGCCCATTCGCGGTGCAGCGGGATCGTCAGGCTGCCGACAATAATCGCGTATTGCCCCTGTTCCTTCATACACTGCGCCATCAGCTGCATATGCCGCTCGCCGAAGGATTTTGCATCCACCAGCTCAAAATCCCAGTCGGCATATTTCTGTGCCGGTGACTCATGCACGATCACTTTGATGCCGGCGTCTTTCGCCTTTTTCAACGCTGGCTCCAGCACCGCAGGATCGATCGGCACTACGCCGATAATATCGACCTTCTGCGTGATAAGATCTTCGATGGCTTTTACCTGCAGCGCCGGATCCTGCGCCGTCGGCCCCACCTGCCAGGCGTTGATCCCTTGCTTGGCAGCTTCTTTCTTAATGCCTTCTTCCATCGAGTTGAACCAGGGGTTACCGCCGACTTTCACCACCACCCCCATCTTCAACGGCTCGTTTGCGAATGCATAACCGCTCAACGCCAGGGAAATCAGTACTGCCGCTATCTTTTTCATTTTGTGCTCCGTTTTTCGCTATGTAGGGTACTGCGTTAAAAACCAGAGAGTGACGTGGATGCCCCGGCCATTTCACTGCCATCGGCCAGTACGGTGATGCCCAGTTCCGGGTGTTGTTGCATCCGCGCGATCGCCTCGGCATACGCCGGCATCGCGGCGGCCGCACCGGGCCGCTCAACGCACACCGCCGCGTAGGCAGCGGCAAACAGCGCGGCCTGTTCCAATGTTTCCCCGGCGGCCAGGCGCGCGGCCAGCGCGCCGTTGAACGCGTCGCCGGCGCCGGTGGTGTCTGCTGGCTGGGCCGGGTAAACCGGCACCAGGGCCATCTGTTGCCCGGTTGATAGCAACGCCCCCTGCATGCCCAGCGTGATGATCAACTGGCGCACGCCCTTGGCGTGCAGCGCTTTTGCCGCCTGCCGGGCAGAGGGCAGGTCGGTGACCGCAATCCCGGTGATTTGGCCGGCCTCGGTGCTGTTGGGGGTGAGCAGATCGGTTTGCGCCAGAAAGCTGTCTTTCACCTTCTGCCAGGGCGCCGGGTTGACGATCACATAGGTGCCGACTTGCCTGGCGCAATTGACCATGCGCTGAATCGCGCTCAGGTTATTTTCCAACTGCACCAATAGGATATCGGCCGCGGCCACCGTGGGCTGGCAGCGCTTCACTTCGGCGGCGCTGACCGTCAGATTGGCGCCGGGATAAACCGAAATCATGTTCTCCGCATCATCCCCGGCCACAAAAATCATCGCGTTGCCGGTAGGCTTTTCTTTGCAGGTGAACAGGGTGATGGCATCGAACCCCGTCTTCTCCAGGTGGCGGCGGGCAAACAGCCCAAAATCGTCGTTGCCCACTTTGCCGATGTAATGCACCCGCGCGCCGGCACGCAGCGCGGCCGTGGCCTGGTTGGAGCCTTTGCCGCCCGGCCCCATCATGGTGCTGTGTGCCACCAGCGATTCCCCCGGCATCGGGAAGCGCGACATTTTGGTGACGATATCCAGGTTAAAAGAGCCGAATACGCAGACTTTGCCTTTCATCATGCCCTCCTGAAATAACGCGCCGCCGCCAGGCAGGCGCCCCGGCAGCCGGTGTGGTCGGTGGCATGGCTGTTGATGATCTTCAGGCCACCGCGCGTTACCGGCGGGCGCAAATGGCGGGCGATCTCGCGGTGCAACTGCGCCAGCGGGAAATCGGCCATCGCCAGCACACCGCCGCCGAGAATGAGATACTCCGGATCCAGAATGTTCATTTCGCTGGCGATCACCTTGGCCAGCCGGGAAACAAACTGCTGCAACGCCGGGTGCGCGCCGTGGCGGCTAAACAGTTGCGATATCGGCAGGGTGGGGTAATGCTCATGCGCCCAATGGCTTAACCAGCTTCCTGAGGTGATCGTCTCGGCGCACCCCTGGTTGCCGCAGGGGCACGGGCGATCGTTATCCGCCCAGGGAATATGGCCCACTTCGCCCGAGCCGCCATGCTCGCCGTGGTAAAACTGCCCGTTTAGCCACAGGCTGTTGCCCATGCCGGTGCCGAGGTAAAAGCCGACGGCGTTATCCGGCAGCGTGTCCAGTTGCAACAGATCCCACAGCATCAGATGGTTAACGTCTTTATCCATCGCTACCGGGGCGCCAATCATCTCGCTGAGATTCGCCGCCACCGGTATGCCGTCCAGCGCCTGGATAAACGGCAATGAAACCACCTGGCGGCGATCGCGGCTGAGGATCCCCGGCAGCCCAAGCATCACACCGGCAATCGGCCGTTCGGCCTGGGCGGCGGCAATCAGTTCCGCCAGCGCGGCCAGCGCATCCGGCGCGGTCGCCCATCCGGCGGTGGGCAATTTGCGAAACCCCGCCCAGCCGTCGTCGCCTTGCAAGGTTAATAGACGGGTACTGGTGCCGCCGATGTCGATGCCCAGCCAGGTTTCAGTCATACCGGCTCCCGCGCCTGTTCGATGTTTTCGATCATTAAAGACCAGGCGGAAGCCAGATCTTCATGCAGGTTAAACAGCCCGGACGTGCCTACAATCAGCACTTCCGCCCCGGCGTTCAGCAGCGTGCGATAGGTTTTCTGGTTGCACGAACCGTCGATCTCAATCAGATAGCGGTAGCCGTGCTGCGTTTTGAGATCGCGCAGTTCGGCGATTTTCTGCACCATTTCCGCAATAAACGGCTGGCCGGCGTAGCCGGGATCGACCGTCATCACGGTGATTTTGTCCAGCAGGTGGATGTAATGCTGAATAAAGGCGACCGGGGTGGCCGGGTTGAGCACCACGCCCACTTTCTTCCCCAGCGCCCGAATTTGATTAATCACCCGGAACGCGTCTTTGTTGATGGTTTCGGCATGTGGGCAGATGTAATCCGCGCCGGCGTTGGCCACCGCCTCAATAAAATCGGTCGGCTCTTCCACCATCATGTGCACGTCGATCGTCACCGGCGTGAATGGCCGGATCTGTTCGATAAAGAAGGGCGACAGGGTGATGTTTTTCACATAGTGGCCGTCCATGATGTCGATGTGCAGGAAGTCGGCGCGGGTATTGAGCACCGCCAGTTGCTGCTTGATTTCCATTAGGTTCATGCACATTAATGAGGGCGAAATTAGGGTACGCATCAGACTTCCTTTTTGTTCGTTAAGCCGGCCTGGCGTGCAAGCAATGTGCTGCGCCGCACCGCGCGGGAGTGAAGGAGTTTGGTTTTGCAGAACTTCAGGCCCAGCACCACAATCAGCACGGCGCCCCACATCGCCAGGCTGAAGTGCTGGCTAATGTTCATCAGGTTGAAGCCGGTCGAGAGGATCTGCAGCGCGATTAGCGCCAGCACCACGCCGGTAACCCGGCCAAACCCGCCGTTCGGATCTGCGCCGCCCAGGATGATGGCCAGCACGGTAATCAGCAGGTAGGAATCGCCATAGCCCATGCGCGCCGAGTTGAAACGCGCCATCATTACCAGCCCGGCCAGCACGCACAGCAGGCTGGAAATGACATAAACCAGAATCAGTAAACGGTGGGTATTGACGCCGCTGAACCAGGTGGCGTTGATGTTGCTGCCGCCCATATAGATGCATTTCCCGGCGCGGGTTTTGCCCAAAAACAGCGCCATCGCGCCGCTGGCGCAGAAGAACAGCCAGAGCGGCAGCGGGATGCCCAGGAAGGTATCCGCCCCCAGCGCCCGTACCACGTCCGGCATGCCGCTCACCGCTGTGCCGCGCGTCAGCCAGATGCCGATGCCGTTGACTGTCATCATGGTCGCCAGCGTAACCAGAATCGGGTGCGCGCCGATGCGGCTCACCATCAGCCCGGTGATCAGGCCAATCAGCGTGGCGATCAACGCCGCCCCGGCCAGCGCCAGCAGCAGCCACAACAGTTGCAGGCCGGTACCGGCGCCGGCCGGCAGGAAGGTCAGCAGCACCCAGGCGATAAACAGCGCCGTCAGGTTGGCGGTGGCGATAATACACAGGTTCAGGCCGCCGCTAAGAATGGCGATAAACATCGCCAGCGTCAGCAGCCCCAGCTCCGGCAACTGAAACGCCATGCTGACAAAGGTCGTCCCGGTTAAAAACCGCCCGGGCAACAAGAGGCTGAAGGCGACGATGCCGAGGGCAATCAGCAGCAACAGGCCAGGGTGCGCTTTATCACTGCTGAGAAAATGAAGTCTTTTCATGGCGTTCTCCCTGGTCAGACGAAGCTGACGTCGGTCTCTTTGCGTTTTTTGTAATGGGTGACGGCGATGGCGACCATAATCACTACGCCGATGACGATGTTCATGAAGTAGCTGGAAACGCCCACCAGGTTGAGGCCGTTTTTCAATATGGCGATCAGGAACACGCCCATCAGCGTGCCGGTGACGCTGCCTTTGCCGCCCATCAGGCTGGCGCCGCCCAGCACGGTGGCGGCCAGCACATCCAGCTCGCCGCCCACCAGCGCATTGGGCACCACCTCGCCGACGCGATAAACCTGCACCAGCCCGCCGATGGCGGCCAGTGCGCCCAGGTAGCCATAGGCCAGGATATGGATCAGCCCCACCCGGATGCCGATGCGGCGTGCGGATTCCTGATCGCCGCCCGTGGCGTAGAGCTGGCGGCCAAGGTGGGTTTTGTTGAGTAGCAGCCAGGTGATCATGGTGATGATCAGCATAATGGCGAGCGGCAGGCCGATCTGGTAAGGCTGCCCATTGACGGTAAATGGCAGCACGCTATGCAGCGTGACCCACCACTCCGGCAGGTTATAGAGGCTGCGCCCTTCGGTGATCCACATCAGCAGGCCAAACAGCAGCGCCTGCATACTGATGGTGATGATGATCGACACAATCCGCAGCCAGTAGATCAGTACCGCATTGATAACGCCGAACAGCGTGCCGCAAAGGATCGCCAGCAGAATACTCAGCGGGGCATTATCGAAGCCCAGATTCACGAACAGCGCGGCAATGATGTACTGCACCACCGAAGCCACGGCGGCGAAGGCGATATCGATTCCCCCGGTCACCAGCACCACGAACAGCCCCAGCGCGAAAATGCCGGTGACGGCGTAGGTTTCCGCCAGATCGAGCAGGTTTTGCAACGACAGGAACTGTTCGCTGGCGAACGAGAACAGCACGATAAAGAACAACAGCACCCACGCCAGCCAGCCTTGGCTGGATTTTGGTTTGAACAAGGATAAATCAGGCATTGATCACCTCCGCCAGTTGCTGCTGCGCCACCTGCTGTGGTTGATATTCGGCGTGTATGGTGCCGTCACGGAAATGAAGGATGCGGTCGCAGTTGTAGTAAACCTCCGGCACTTCGTCCGAAATAAGGAGGATCGCCAGGCCTTCTTTCGCCAACTGATGTATCAGGCTGTAGATACTGGCTTTCGCGCCGACGTCTACGCCGACCGTGGGGGAATCGAGGATCAGGATCTTCGGCTGCGTCAGCACCCATTT is part of the Gibbsiella quercinecans genome and encodes:
- the dndB gene encoding DNA sulfur modification protein DndB, translated to MASIDADYCYSFPAIRGIQAGRPFYIATCPMRIIPKIFSFDENDVPPELRAQRTLNKSRIPEMVRYLLENPKDYVFSALTASIAVDVQFDEFPGTNNLGVLCVPMDAQILINDGQHRRKAIEDALDARPELGQDNIPVLFFVDEGLKRSQQMFADLNKYAIRPSPSLASLYDHRDASSNLARYLAMSVEPFVGMTELEKSGISQRSNKLFTLSSIKQATRALLGKDPKEGNFEECTQIATRYWQAIFHVMPDWQLAAKKEVSPVQLRQDYVHAHGIGLQALGQLGYALLTDYPEQWPEKIAALKTFNWRRNNPDLMKRAMQHGKLSKTSTAIQLTCNALKNALSIPLTPEEQELEAQMVVS
- a CDS encoding nucleoside hydrolase; protein product: MARRKIIIDTDPAIGIPGTDADDPIAIMLALQDPRLELMGITTVFGNCPPLLGARCATRILQVAGRTAIPVAAGMGTPMGGTLPELLQRAYAGPRGREGSIALPAAESSHCGRHASELIIDLVRQYPGEITLVCIGAHSNLALALLKAPDIQPLIKEVVMMAGALGMDATWGRGNITPVAECNIWFDPQAADIVFRSGIPLTMVSLDVTNTATGLVLTREHLQDIAQNKPLTALFKQVCATYFEAPMFDWSEGCVLYDPLAVALAADASVGHFEEMAIGIETAGRLTLGQTVPLRDTPPNVRVCTHIDGQKIVRDIVAQVVG
- a CDS encoding substrate-binding domain-containing protein; this encodes MKKIAAVLISLALSGYAFANEPLKMGVVVKVGGNPWFNSMEEGIKKEAAKQGINAWQVGPTAQDPALQVKAIEDLITQKVDIIGVVPIDPAVLEPALKKAKDAGIKVIVHESPAQKYADWDFELVDAKSFGERHMQLMAQCMKEQGQYAIIVGSLTIPLHREWAQAAIDYQKQHYPKMQQVGDLYGTGESLDDSMRVTNELMSKYPDFKGMMAFGSPGPVGAGRAVARRNKSDSVCVVGAYSPGQAAALVRSGDIKGGYIWNPMTAGEIFVRLGKMVAENKPIAEGTEIEGMGKMRVDTANHTLYGDSLESLDKDNLPKLLKMGL
- a CDS encoding ribokinase, with the translated sequence MKGKVCVFGSFNLDIVTKMSRFPMPGESLVAHSTMMGPGGKGSNQATAALRAGARVHYIGKVGNDDFGLFARRHLEKTGFDAITLFTCKEKPTGNAMIFVAGDDAENMISVYPGANLTVSAAEVKRCQPTVAAADILLVQLENNLSAIQRMVNCARQVGTYVIVNPAPWQKVKDSFLAQTDLLTPNSTEAGQITGIAVTDLPSARQAAKALHAKGVRQLIITLGMQGALLSTGQQMALVPVYPAQPADTTGAGDAFNGALAARLAAGETLEQAALFAAAYAAVCVERPGAAAAMPAYAEAIARMQQHPELGITVLADGSEMAGASTSLSGF
- the alsK gene encoding allose kinase, whose amino-acid sequence is MTETWLGIDIGGTSTRLLTLQGDDGWAGFRKLPTAGWATAPDALAALAELIAAAQAERPIAGVMLGLPGILSRDRRQVVSLPFIQALDGIPVAANLSEMIGAPVAMDKDVNHLMLWDLLQLDTLPDNAVGFYLGTGMGNSLWLNGQFYHGEHGGSGEVGHIPWADNDRPCPCGNQGCAETITSGSWLSHWAHEHYPTLPISQLFSRHGAHPALQQFVSRLAKVIASEMNILDPEYLILGGGVLAMADFPLAQLHREIARHLRPPVTRGGLKIINSHATDHTGCRGACLAAARYFRRA
- the alsE gene encoding D-allulose 6-phosphate 3-epimerase, whose translation is MRTLISPSLMCMNLMEIKQQLAVLNTRADFLHIDIMDGHYVKNITLSPFFIEQIRPFTPVTIDVHMMVEEPTDFIEAVANAGADYICPHAETINKDAFRVINQIRALGKKVGVVLNPATPVAFIQHYIHLLDKITVMTVDPGYAGQPFIAEMVQKIAELRDLKTQHGYRYLIEIDGSCNQKTYRTLLNAGAEVLIVGTSGLFNLHEDLASAWSLMIENIEQAREPV
- a CDS encoding ABC transporter permease; the encoded protein is MKRLHFLSSDKAHPGLLLLIALGIVAFSLLLPGRFLTGTTFVSMAFQLPELGLLTLAMFIAILSGGLNLCIIATANLTALFIAWVLLTFLPAGAGTGLQLLWLLLALAGAALIATLIGLITGLMVSRIGAHPILVTLATMMTVNGIGIWLTRGTAVSGMPDVVRALGADTFLGIPLPLWLFFCASGAMALFLGKTRAGKCIYMGGSNINATWFSGVNTHRLLILVYVISSLLCVLAGLVMMARFNSARMGYGDSYLLITVLAIILGGADPNGGFGRVTGVVLALIALQILSTGFNLMNISQHFSLAMWGAVLIVVLGLKFCKTKLLHSRAVRRSTLLARQAGLTNKKEV
- a CDS encoding ABC transporter permease, whose protein sequence is MPDLSLFKPKSSQGWLAWVLLFFIVLFSFASEQFLSLQNLLDLAETYAVTGIFALGLFVVLVTGGIDIAFAAVASVVQYIIAALFVNLGFDNAPLSILLAILCGTLFGVINAVLIYWLRIVSIIITISMQALLFGLLMWITEGRSLYNLPEWWVTLHSVLPFTVNGQPYQIGLPLAIMLIITMITWLLLNKTHLGRQLYATGGDQESARRIGIRVGLIHILAYGYLGALAAIGGLVQVYRVGEVVPNALVGGELDVLAATVLGGASLMGGKGSVTGTLMGVFLIAILKNGLNLVGVSSYFMNIVIGVVIMVAIAVTHYKKRKETDVSFV